A window of the Hevea brasiliensis isolate MT/VB/25A 57/8 chromosome 6, ASM3005281v1, whole genome shotgun sequence genome harbors these coding sequences:
- the LOC110670718 gene encoding aquaporin TIP2-1, with translation MARIAFGRFDDSFSLGSFKAYLAEFISTLLFVFAGVGSAIAYNKLTNNAALDPAGLVAIAICHGFALFVAVSVGANISGGHVNPAVTFGLALGGQITILTGIFYWIAQLLGSIVACFLLKVVTGDLPIPTHSVAAGVGAIEGVVMEIVITFALVYTVYATAADPKKGSLGIIAPIAIGFIVGANILAAGPFSGGSMNPARSFGPAVASGDFHDNWIYWVGPLIGGGLAGLVYGNLYIPSDHAPLSNEF, from the exons ATGGCCAGGATTGCCTTTGGTCGCTTTGATGATTCTTTTAGTTTAGGCTCTTTTAAAGCCTATCTTGCTGAATTTATCTCAACCTTGCTTTTTGTTTTTGCTGGTGTTGGTTCAGCTATTGCTTACA ATAAATTGACAAACAATGCAGCTCTTGATCCCGCTGGTCTAGTAGCCATTGCTATTTGCCATGGATTTGCTCTCTTTGTTGCAGTTTCCGTTGGAGCCAACATCTCCGGTGGCCATGTTAACCCTGCTGTTACCTTTGGCTTGGCTCTTGGTGGACAAATCACCATTCTCACTGGCATCTTCTACTGGATTGCCCAGCTTCTTGGCTCCATTGTTGCCTGCTTCCTTCTCAAAGTTGTCACTGGAGACTTG CCTATCCCCACCCACAGCGTTGCCGCCGGAGTTGGAGCCATCGAAGGAGTGGTTATGGAGATTGTAATCACATTTGCTTTGGTGTACACAGTGTATGCTACTGCAGCTGACCCCAAGAAAGGATCCTTAGGCATCATTGCTCCCATTGCCATTGGTTTCATCGTTGGTGCCAATATCCTGGCTGCAGGCCCATTCTCCGGTGGATCCATGAACCCAGCCCGGTCTTTTGGGCCTGCGGTCGCTAGCGGTGACTTTCATGACAATTGGATCTACTGGGTTGGCCCCCTTATTGGAGGAGGGCTAGCTGGTCTCGTCTATGGAAACTTGTATATCCCTAGTGATCATGCACCCTTGTCCAATGAGTTCTAA